The Leucobacter chromiiresistens genome has a window encoding:
- the mshC gene encoding cysteine--1-D-myo-inosityl 2-amino-2-deoxy-alpha-D-glucopyranoside ligase has protein sequence MRTWTPPEVPDLPGTGVAPKLFNTATERLEHPAIPEGRAHLYVCGITPYDATHLGHAFTYLAFDIMQRAWRDAGIETVYGQNITDIDDPLLERANDTGVDWRALADEQIGLFRSDMHRMGMLPPEHYIAVTEQIDEIADAVGELLERGFAYAVPTEGAAGDDIYFDTSAAERESQWRLGDVAPYDHDLMLRLSAERGGDPERPGKRGPLDPLLWRAARSDEPSWETSVGAGRPGWHIECSVIARGALGGAFTVQGGGSDLVFPHHEFTAAHATALSGTPLAHAYCHAGLVSYQGHKMSKSRGNLVFVSKLLDGGADPSAIRLGLLAHHYRSEWEWHDSDLDVARRRLEAWRSGLQRTSAEPVAAAAVVRQLRSAIANDLDTPVMLATLDAALDQGVDSPDLVADAVLALLGVQLR, from the coding sequence ATGAGAACCTGGACCCCTCCCGAGGTGCCCGACCTCCCCGGAACGGGCGTCGCACCCAAGCTCTTCAACACGGCGACGGAACGGCTCGAGCACCCGGCCATCCCCGAGGGCCGCGCGCACTTGTACGTCTGCGGCATCACGCCCTACGACGCCACGCACCTGGGCCACGCGTTCACCTACCTCGCCTTCGACATCATGCAGCGGGCGTGGCGCGATGCGGGCATCGAGACGGTGTACGGCCAGAACATCACCGACATCGACGACCCGCTGCTCGAGCGGGCCAACGACACCGGGGTCGACTGGCGCGCCCTCGCCGACGAGCAGATCGGGCTCTTCCGCTCCGACATGCACCGCATGGGCATGCTGCCGCCCGAGCACTACATCGCGGTGACCGAGCAGATCGACGAGATCGCCGACGCGGTGGGCGAGCTGCTCGAACGCGGCTTCGCGTACGCCGTGCCCACCGAGGGCGCCGCGGGCGACGACATCTACTTCGACACGAGCGCCGCCGAGCGGGAGTCCCAGTGGCGTCTCGGCGACGTCGCTCCCTACGACCACGATCTGATGCTGCGGCTGAGCGCGGAGCGCGGTGGAGACCCCGAGCGGCCGGGCAAGCGCGGGCCGCTCGACCCGCTGCTCTGGCGCGCGGCGCGATCCGACGAGCCGAGCTGGGAGACCTCCGTCGGCGCCGGCCGGCCCGGGTGGCACATCGAATGCTCCGTCATTGCGCGAGGGGCCCTGGGCGGCGCCTTCACCGTGCAGGGCGGCGGCTCGGATCTCGTCTTCCCGCACCACGAGTTCACCGCGGCGCACGCGACCGCGCTGTCGGGCACCCCGCTCGCGCACGCCTACTGCCACGCGGGTCTCGTCTCGTACCAGGGGCACAAGATGTCGAAGTCCCGCGGCAACCTCGTCTTCGTCTCGAAGCTGCTGGACGGCGGCGCCGACCCCTCGGCGATCCGTCTGGGCCTGCTCGCGCACCACTACCGCTCGGAGTGGGAGTGGCACGACAGCGATCTGGACGTCGCGCGCCGACGGCTGGAAGCCTGGCGATCGGGGCTGCAGCGCACGAGCGCCGAGCCGGTCGCCGCGGCGGCCGTCGTGCGGCAGCTGCGATCGGCGATCGCGAACGACCTGGACACGCCCGTGATGCTGGCGACGCTCGACGCGGCACTGGATCAGGGCGTCGATTCGCCCGACCTGGTCGCCGATGCCGTGCTCGCGCTGCTCGGCGTGCAGCTGCGCTGA
- a CDS encoding PAC2 family protein produces the protein MSEPSAPNSRVLIVAFQGWSDAGDATTEVLQHLAGLIDAEVLHEIGAEGYVDFQVHRPKVLFDATGKRVLEWPDTRLFGPVQRPGASAEALDAPLAAESETVRRIDGSPVRDLFLLAGVEPARDWQNFADEIVELVDVWAIDFVIILGSMFSDAPHTRPIVTTVTSEYAARRDEVGAVRSSYEGPAGISTVIDLALAEAGIETLSLWAQVPHYVHSTPSPKASLALLDKLEELLDIVIPRGDLLVQANEWEANINRIADADEDMSRYIRRLEESRDEELAAETTGDAIALEFEKFLKGGQRFARDVESPRPPVERSAAPEASAAAEPAAAPDSSETDDAEPRSPESDPDGSGPGGPKRSAQTDEANGDDAPEAPRP, from the coding sequence ATGTCCGAACCCTCCGCGCCGAATTCCCGTGTACTCATCGTCGCGTTCCAGGGATGGAGCGATGCCGGCGACGCCACGACGGAGGTGCTGCAGCATCTCGCAGGGCTGATCGACGCCGAGGTGCTCCACGAGATCGGCGCCGAGGGGTACGTCGACTTCCAGGTGCATCGCCCGAAGGTGCTCTTCGACGCGACGGGCAAGCGAGTGCTCGAATGGCCCGACACGCGGCTCTTCGGCCCGGTGCAGCGCCCGGGCGCGTCGGCGGAGGCGCTCGACGCGCCGCTCGCCGCCGAGAGCGAGACGGTGCGGCGGATCGACGGCAGCCCCGTGCGCGATCTCTTCCTGCTGGCCGGCGTCGAGCCGGCGCGCGATTGGCAGAACTTCGCCGACGAGATCGTGGAACTGGTCGACGTCTGGGCGATCGACTTCGTCATCATCCTGGGCTCCATGTTCTCCGACGCCCCGCACACCCGGCCGATCGTGACAACCGTTACGTCGGAGTACGCGGCGCGCCGCGACGAGGTCGGCGCGGTGCGCAGCAGCTACGAGGGCCCGGCGGGCATCTCGACCGTGATCGACCTCGCACTCGCCGAGGCAGGCATCGAGACGCTCTCGCTCTGGGCGCAGGTGCCCCACTACGTGCACAGCACGCCCTCGCCCAAAGCCTCGCTCGCGCTGCTCGACAAGCTCGAGGAGCTGCTCGACATCGTGATCCCCCGCGGCGATCTGCTCGTGCAGGCCAACGAGTGGGAGGCGAACATCAATCGGATCGCCGACGCCGACGAGGACATGTCGCGCTACATCCGACGGCTCGAGGAGTCGCGGGACGAGGAACTCGCGGCGGAGACGACGGGCGACGCGATCGCGCTCGAGTTCGAGAAGTTCTTGAAGGGCGGGCAGCGCTTCGCCCGCGACGTCGAGTCGCCGCGGCCCCCCGTCGAGCGCTCGGCCGCACCGGAGGCCTCGGCCGCGGCGGAGCCCGCAGCCGCCCCCGACTCCTCGGAGACGGATGACGCGGAGCCGCGCTCACCCGAGTCCGATCCCGACGGCTCCGGCCCCGGCGGCCCGAAGCGGAGCGCGCAGACCGATGAAGCGAACGGCGACGACGCTCCCGAGGCGCCCCGCCCCTAG
- a CDS encoding tRNA (adenine-N1)-methyltransferase has protein sequence MRGEAARTASEAGVDVAAAAGEAPAVRGPFQYGDRVQLTGPKGRLNTITLVRAGEFHSHRGVIPHAEIVGRPDASVVVNSSGEEYLALRPLLSDFVMSMPRGAAIVYPKDAAQILSLADIFPGARVVEAGVGSGALSLHLLRGVGSDGALFSFERRDEFAEIATGNVVAFSGSVPENWTLTVGDLQETLPAVCAPGSIDRVVLDMLAPWECVDVAAEALAPGGVLICYVATVTQLSRTVEQIRRSGGFAHAQASETLVRGWHVEGLAVRPDHRMVAHTGFLVTARRLAPGTVLPELKRRASKSDFSEADLGSWLPDLGPEGDAPAGAEVWTPEAVGERSKSDKVLRKKVRETQQFARERGGELPGGEADPARPDGADAARPDGAA, from the coding sequence CTGCGGGGCGAGGCGGCGCGCACGGCTTCCGAGGCCGGCGTCGACGTCGCCGCGGCGGCTGGAGAGGCGCCCGCGGTGCGGGGTCCGTTCCAGTACGGCGACCGCGTGCAGCTCACCGGGCCGAAGGGTCGCCTCAACACGATCACGCTCGTGCGCGCGGGGGAGTTCCACAGCCACCGCGGCGTGATCCCGCACGCTGAGATCGTCGGACGACCGGATGCGTCGGTCGTGGTCAACAGCAGCGGCGAGGAGTATCTCGCGCTCCGCCCCCTGCTCTCCGACTTCGTCATGTCGATGCCGCGCGGCGCCGCCATCGTGTATCCGAAGGACGCCGCGCAGATCCTCTCGCTCGCCGACATCTTCCCGGGCGCTCGCGTGGTCGAGGCGGGCGTCGGATCCGGAGCCCTGTCGCTGCACCTGCTCAGAGGCGTCGGCTCCGACGGCGCCCTCTTCTCCTTCGAGCGCCGCGACGAGTTCGCGGAGATCGCCACCGGCAACGTGGTCGCCTTCTCGGGAAGCGTGCCCGAGAACTGGACGCTGACCGTCGGCGATCTGCAGGAGACCCTGCCGGCGGTCTGCGCGCCGGGCAGCATCGATCGCGTGGTGCTCGACATGCTCGCACCCTGGGAGTGCGTCGACGTCGCGGCCGAGGCGCTCGCCCCGGGCGGAGTGCTCATCTGCTACGTCGCCACTGTGACGCAGCTCTCGCGCACCGTGGAGCAGATTCGGCGCAGCGGCGGCTTCGCGCACGCGCAGGCCTCGGAGACGCTCGTGCGCGGCTGGCACGTCGAGGGGCTCGCGGTGCGCCCCGACCATCGCATGGTCGCGCACACGGGGTTCCTCGTGACCGCCAGACGGCTCGCGCCGGGCACCGTGCTCCCCGAGCTGAAGCGCCGCGCGTCGAAGAGCGACTTCAGCGAGGCCGACCTCGGCAGCTGGCTGCCCGACCTCGGGCCCGAGGGGGATGCCCCGGCGGGCGCCGAGGTGTGGACGCCCGAGGCGGTGGGCGAGCGGAGCAAGAGCGACAAGGTGCTGCGCAAGAAGGTGCGCGAGACGCAGCAGTTCGCGCGCGAACGGGGAGGCGAGCTCCCCGGGGGCGAAGCCGACCCCGCGCGCCCGGACGGCGCGGACGCCGCGCGCCCGGACGGCGCCGCGTAG
- a CDS encoding helix-turn-helix transcriptional regulator, producing MPSSSASSDAPAKAPRSSVPSEQRLFSLVLALVVSPFGATKRELLSSVYGYADRYRHGPISPALEKQFERDKDQLRSLGIQIEAFDDPQDAGNNQLTRYRISKERLQFPADLRFSERELMLLRLAALAWSEGSLSAESRRAAMKLEALGAGLDVQHLGIAPRLGTAEAAAAPLQRAIDAGRAVRFAYRLPDRPEPLLRRVAPLRLHRAEGRWHLISWDLERDAARTFLLARIEGRVQQLAEEFAPELRLRIDAAVAELERLRSERRAVLCVRRGSIAEARLASRASGSPGGARCGAEDHREIEVGVLDPHIFAAELIGYGADVSVCEPERLRDIVVAGLRRIAEVHRPRRGADADAIATADEGTDDEGTADNGTAAGRGGASGA from the coding sequence GTGCCGAGCAGCTCGGCCTCCTCCGACGCGCCCGCGAAGGCGCCGCGGTCGTCCGTGCCGAGCGAGCAGCGGCTGTTCAGCCTCGTGCTCGCCCTCGTCGTCAGCCCGTTCGGCGCGACGAAGCGCGAGCTGCTCTCGTCGGTCTACGGCTATGCCGACCGGTACCGGCACGGACCCATCAGCCCCGCCCTCGAGAAGCAGTTCGAGCGCGACAAGGATCAGCTGCGGTCGCTCGGGATTCAGATCGAGGCCTTCGACGATCCCCAGGACGCCGGCAACAACCAGCTCACCCGTTACCGCATCTCGAAGGAGCGCCTCCAGTTCCCCGCAGACCTGAGGTTCTCGGAGCGGGAGCTCATGCTGCTGCGGCTGGCGGCGCTCGCCTGGAGCGAGGGCAGCCTGAGCGCGGAGTCGCGGCGCGCGGCGATGAAGCTGGAGGCGCTCGGGGCGGGGCTCGATGTGCAGCATCTCGGCATCGCGCCGCGGCTCGGCACCGCTGAGGCGGCCGCCGCGCCGCTGCAGCGCGCGATCGATGCGGGGCGCGCGGTGCGCTTCGCGTACCGCCTGCCCGATCGGCCGGAGCCGCTGCTGAGGAGGGTGGCGCCGTTGCGTCTGCACCGCGCCGAGGGGCGGTGGCATCTGATCTCATGGGATCTGGAGCGCGACGCCGCCCGCACCTTCCTCCTCGCCCGCATCGAGGGGCGCGTGCAGCAGCTGGCCGAGGAGTTCGCCCCGGAGCTCCGCCTGCGCATCGACGCTGCGGTCGCCGAGCTCGAACGGCTGCGCAGCGAACGGCGTGCGGTGCTGTGCGTGCGACGGGGAAGCATCGCCGAGGCGAGGCTCGCGTCGCGCGCGAGCGGATCGCCCGGAGGTGCGCGCTGCGGAGCGGAGGACCACCGGGAGATCGAGGTGGGCGTGCTCGATCCGCACATCTTCGCGGCCGAGCTCATCGGATACGGAGCCGACGTGTCGGTGTGCGAGCCCGAGCGGCTGCGAGACATCGTCGTGGCCGGGCTCCGCCGCATCGCGGAGGTGCACCGGCCGCGCCGAGGAGCGGACGCGGACGCCATCGCGACGGCCGACGAGGGAACCGACGACGAGGGAACGGCCGACAACGGAACGGCTGCAGGCCGAGGAGGAGCATCCGGTGCGTAA
- a CDS encoding helix-turn-helix transcriptional regulator, whose amino-acid sequence MRKQVLAPERVTFLLSLVAYLQDAGSATVAELAERFSMPPELVRSLVRFLGTAGVPGETLNYQHEDLFDIDWDALEQQDVVSLTRTVAVDDAPRFAPMETAALIAGLQALTGMLGPEDAELARATAAKLGSALGAGAAAPMSVTEGPGDARVPRLVAAIEADRPVSFVYRDASGSDSRRTVRPHSLTQGSGTWYLRAYCFDRAADRTFRVDQMRDIAVGESAALGGAAPVQDSAAHSSASRSAGDEAPAMTHLIARVSETALQHLAGFAPEVLEQADDGRVRVRIEAWHRGTAVQVVQVLPGGVEIESPESARAAVREWTDRALAAYGA is encoded by the coding sequence GTGCGTAAACAGGTTCTCGCCCCCGAGCGCGTCACGTTCCTCCTCTCGCTCGTCGCCTATCTGCAAGACGCGGGGTCGGCCACCGTCGCCGAGCTCGCGGAGCGCTTCTCGATGCCGCCCGAGCTGGTGCGCAGCCTCGTCCGCTTCCTGGGCACCGCGGGGGTTCCGGGCGAGACGCTGAACTATCAGCACGAGGACCTCTTCGACATCGACTGGGACGCGCTCGAGCAGCAGGACGTGGTGAGCCTCACGCGCACCGTCGCGGTCGACGACGCGCCCCGCTTCGCGCCGATGGAGACGGCGGCCCTGATCGCGGGTCTGCAGGCGCTCACGGGCATGCTCGGTCCCGAGGACGCCGAGCTCGCTCGGGCCACCGCGGCGAAGCTCGGATCGGCACTGGGCGCCGGCGCCGCTGCGCCGATGTCGGTGACGGAGGGGCCGGGCGATGCCCGCGTGCCGCGGCTCGTGGCGGCGATCGAGGCGGATCGCCCGGTGTCGTTCGTCTATCGCGACGCCTCGGGCTCGGACTCCCGTCGCACCGTCCGTCCGCACTCCCTCACCCAGGGGTCGGGTACCTGGTACCTCCGCGCGTACTGCTTCGACCGCGCCGCCGACCGGACGTTCCGGGTCGATCAGATGCGCGACATCGCGGTCGGGGAGTCGGCTGCGCTCGGCGGTGCTGCGCCCGTCCAGGATTCCGCCGCGCACTCGTCCGCGTCCCGTTCGGCCGGCGACGAGGCTCCCGCGATGACGCACCTCATCGCCCGCGTGTCCGAGACCGCGCTCCAGCACCTCGCCGGCTTCGCCCCGGAGGTGCTGGAGCAGGCGGACGACGGCAGGGTCCGCGTGCGGATCGAGGCCTGGCACCGGGGCACCGCGGTGCAGGTCGTCCAGGTGCTGCCGGGCGGCGTCGAGATCGAATCGCCGGAGTCCGCGCGGGCGGCCGTGCGCGAGTGGACGGATCGCGCTCTCGCGGCGTACGGCGCCTGA
- the tatC gene encoding twin-arginine translocase subunit TatC, which translates to MAERGRKRRNSEGRMSLGEHLVEFRKRLLISAAAIVVALVAGWFLSTWVWEMLRKPINDLEMQGRDAIISYGDISSGFDTKVQIALFIAVLIASPVWLYQVWAFLAPGLTRREKLTGIGFIGAAVPLFLGGAYAGWLVLPNIVRLMASFQPEEDAFYLTARNYLDFAIKLLLAVGVGFVLPVLLVMLNFIGVLRGASIIRSWRVAILVIVLFAAIATPAADLMSMFLLAAPIIVLYFAAAGVAILHDRRVDKRRATELAEYDLDETADHEAGTGDSGPARGRR; encoded by the coding sequence ATGGCAGAGCGGGGTCGGAAGCGGCGCAATTCCGAGGGGCGCATGAGCCTCGGAGAGCACCTCGTCGAGTTCCGCAAGCGGCTCCTGATCTCGGCTGCGGCCATCGTCGTCGCGCTCGTGGCCGGCTGGTTCCTGTCGACCTGGGTGTGGGAGATGCTCCGCAAGCCCATCAACGATCTCGAGATGCAGGGCCGCGATGCGATCATCTCGTACGGCGACATCTCGAGCGGCTTCGACACGAAGGTGCAGATCGCGCTCTTCATCGCGGTGCTCATCGCCTCTCCCGTGTGGCTGTACCAGGTGTGGGCGTTCCTCGCGCCGGGTCTCACCCGGCGTGAGAAGCTCACGGGCATCGGGTTCATCGGTGCGGCCGTGCCGCTCTTCCTCGGCGGGGCCTACGCGGGCTGGCTCGTCCTCCCGAACATCGTGCGCCTCATGGCGAGCTTCCAGCCGGAGGAGGACGCGTTCTACCTCACGGCGCGCAACTACCTCGACTTCGCGATCAAGCTGCTCCTGGCCGTCGGGGTCGGCTTCGTGCTGCCGGTGCTGCTCGTGATGCTCAACTTCATCGGCGTGCTCCGCGGCGCGTCGATCATCCGGAGCTGGCGGGTCGCGATCCTCGTCATCGTGCTGTTCGCAGCGATCGCCACCCCCGCGGCCGACCTGATGAGCATGTTCCTGCTCGCCGCACCCATCATCGTGCTGTACTTCGCGGCCGCCGGCGTCGCGATCCTCCACGATCGACGCGTCGACAAGCGGCGCGCGACCGAGCTCGCCGAGTACGACCTCGACGAGACGGCCGACCATGAAGCCGGAACGGGCGATTCCGGGCCCGCGAGAGGACGTCGATGA
- a CDS encoding DEAD/DEAH box helicase, whose protein sequence is MITAGHPEQPGGSALDAFSARLEYPLDGFQRTACERLEEGRSVLVAAPTGSGKTTVAEFAVYLARRERDARIFYTAPIKALSNQKFRELCDEYGEDEVGLLTGDVNLRSDAPIIVMTTEVLRNMIYAGSDALDDLEFVVLDEVHYLGDRFRGAVWEEIILHLPPAVRLVSLSATVSNAEEFGDWMHAVRGDTDVILSEHRPVPLYQHVLTSRALLPLYVDRAGELATGGRVNPELYALDRRGGWRDRDGDRGRDRGRGRGERSRGRPPVRRTRRISRADIARALDETDLVPAIVFIFSRNGCDQAVRQCLMEGITLTSREERDEIRRIARAEVAGMSEEERRVLGVREWLAGLERGVAAHHAGLLPAFKAVVERLFQRRLVKLVFATETLALGINMPARAVVIERLDKFNGEQRVPLTSGEFTQLTGRAGRRGIDDEGHAVVVWGDDVDLEALAHLAGARSFPVRSSFRPTANMTVNLLQRMDRAHVREMLELSFAQFQADRAVVDQARELRAEQESLAGYDAAARRAQGSDRKRWEDRARKLRRRVERGRRQIASRTGTIARTFDRVVEQLLELGYLESDGAQDPRVTSWGNLLRRIYGDRDLLVAECIREDAWRGLDAAGLAVMCCVLSYEPRRDDEGDPRLPGGAAFAAAHDRVLDIWVRLDDLAERSRLPRGEMPHAGLAMTMHAWATGRPIEQVLEMAGIGAGDFVRWTKQTIDLLDQVAQACETAVLDGVEPDRLGGLARLAREAKRAVKRGIVEASSTS, encoded by the coding sequence ATGATCACTGCAGGGCACCCGGAACAGCCCGGCGGCAGTGCGCTCGACGCGTTCTCCGCGCGTCTCGAGTACCCGCTCGACGGGTTTCAGCGCACCGCGTGCGAGCGCCTCGAGGAGGGCCGCAGCGTGCTCGTCGCCGCGCCCACCGGATCGGGCAAGACGACGGTGGCGGAGTTCGCGGTGTACCTCGCGCGGCGCGAGCGGGATGCGCGCATCTTCTACACCGCCCCGATCAAGGCTCTGTCGAATCAGAAGTTCCGCGAGCTCTGCGACGAGTACGGGGAGGACGAGGTGGGGCTGCTCACCGGAGACGTGAATCTGCGCTCCGACGCCCCGATCATCGTGATGACGACCGAGGTGCTCCGCAACATGATCTACGCGGGGTCGGATGCCCTCGACGATCTCGAGTTCGTGGTGCTCGACGAGGTGCACTACCTGGGCGACCGGTTCCGTGGTGCGGTGTGGGAGGAGATCATCCTGCATCTCCCGCCCGCCGTGCGCCTCGTGTCGCTCTCGGCGACGGTGTCGAACGCCGAGGAGTTCGGCGACTGGATGCATGCGGTGCGCGGCGACACCGACGTGATCCTCTCGGAGCACCGACCCGTGCCGCTCTATCAGCACGTGCTCACCTCGCGCGCGCTGCTGCCGCTGTACGTCGATCGCGCCGGGGAGCTCGCCACGGGCGGGCGCGTCAACCCCGAGCTGTACGCGCTCGACCGGCGCGGCGGGTGGCGGGATCGCGACGGCGACCGGGGCCGGGATCGCGGTCGCGGCCGGGGCGAGCGCTCCCGGGGGCGGCCGCCGGTGCGGCGCACGCGTCGCATCTCGCGCGCCGACATCGCACGGGCGCTCGACGAGACGGATCTCGTTCCGGCGATCGTCTTCATCTTCAGCCGGAACGGCTGCGACCAGGCGGTGCGCCAGTGCCTCATGGAGGGCATCACGCTGACGAGCCGCGAGGAGCGCGACGAGATCCGCCGCATCGCCCGGGCCGAGGTCGCGGGGATGAGCGAGGAGGAGCGACGCGTGCTCGGCGTGCGCGAGTGGCTCGCCGGGCTCGAACGGGGCGTCGCGGCGCATCACGCCGGTCTCCTCCCGGCGTTCAAGGCGGTCGTCGAGCGCTTGTTCCAGCGTCGGCTCGTGAAGCTCGTCTTCGCGACGGAGACGCTGGCGCTCGGCATCAACATGCCCGCGCGCGCCGTCGTCATCGAGCGGTTGGACAAGTTCAACGGCGAGCAGCGCGTGCCCCTCACCTCGGGCGAGTTCACGCAGCTCACCGGTCGGGCCGGCCGACGCGGCATCGACGACGAGGGCCACGCGGTCGTCGTGTGGGGCGACGACGTCGACCTGGAGGCGCTCGCGCATCTCGCCGGCGCGCGCTCCTTCCCGGTGCGGTCGAGCTTCCGCCCGACCGCGAACATGACGGTCAACCTGCTGCAGCGCATGGACCGCGCGCACGTGCGCGAGATGCTCGAGCTCTCGTTCGCGCAGTTCCAGGCGGATCGAGCGGTCGTGGATCAGGCGCGCGAACTGCGCGCCGAGCAGGAGTCGCTCGCGGGCTACGACGCGGCTGCGCGGCGCGCGCAGGGCTCGGACCGGAAGCGCTGGGAGGATCGCGCGCGCAAACTTCGGCGTCGCGTCGAACGCGGCCGACGCCAGATCGCGTCGCGCACGGGCACGATCGCGCGCACCTTCGACCGCGTGGTGGAGCAGCTGCTCGAGCTCGGCTACCTGGAATCCGACGGTGCGCAGGACCCGAGGGTGACCTCGTGGGGCAACCTCCTCCGCCGCATCTACGGCGATCGCGACCTGCTCGTCGCCGAGTGCATCCGCGAAGACGCCTGGCGCGGGCTCGACGCCGCGGGCCTCGCGGTGATGTGCTGCGTGCTGAGCTACGAGCCGCGGCGCGACGACGAGGGCGACCCGCGTCTGCCCGGGGGAGCGGCGTTCGCCGCCGCGCACGACCGTGTGCTCGACATCTGGGTGCGCCTCGACGATCTCGCCGAGCGGTCGCGCCTGCCCCGCGGCGAGATGCCGCATGCCGGCCTCGCGATGACGATGCACGCGTGGGCGACCGGCCGCCCGATCGAGCAGGTGCTCGAGATGGCGGGCATCGGCGCGGGCGACTTCGTGCGCTGGACGAAGCAGACGATCGATCTGCTCGACCAGGTGGCGCAGGCGTGCGAGACGGCGGTGCTCGACGGCGTCGAGCCGGATCGGCTGGGCGGCCTCGCCCGTCTCGCGCGCGAGGCGAAGCGCGCCGTGAAGCGGGGCATCGTCGAGGCCTCGAGCACCTCGTGA